A single Musa acuminata AAA Group cultivar baxijiao chromosome BXJ2-1, Cavendish_Baxijiao_AAA, whole genome shotgun sequence DNA region contains:
- the LOC103975194 gene encoding uncharacterized protein LOC103975194 isoform X1: protein MIKDSIQHRYLHRWDLDPAIDVLTMCICHLPSYEPLRSEVLLMRKALQRYRHILNADEHYSTWQEVEDDCKKDPEGLALRLAGKGAVFAALEVAESASLSVELRRELQGRQLVKLLTTDPLSGGGPAEASRFLSSLRDSDDALPVAVGAMQFLPDLRSKQLLVHFFLKRRVGNLSDTEVAQPNLWALGLRVLALLPSPSQQRCSALHEHPHLILEVTLMMKQLQSASLILKDFPSLRDDNLILAYAAKAITVNVGAAHRETRISVSGSRSKQKTRSGTPSMSNFASSIGNWQREARRAFSWTNRDNAPKIPPKDVHRKRKSSGFMHSDRVAWEAMSGIQEERATAFSADGQERIPFVCIAEEWVLTGDPIKDNVVCASHRYETSPDITLFKALLSLCSDELASARGALQLCISQMKNVLCSQHLPLNASMETMSKAYHATETYVQALGYEKSLLRKLSGSSEFSSNYDKTRETDDASTDTASSSSGSQYPDELSELLGQADIWLGRAELLQSLLGSGIIASLDDIADKESSARLRDRLIVDEQYSMAVYTCKKCKIDAFPVWNAWGHALIRMEHYAQARVKFKQALQLHKGDPAAVILDIINTVEGGPPVDVPSIRSMYEHLAKSAPTILDDSLSADAYLNVLYMPSTFPRSERSRRSQESSNGPSLYPIADFEDSPRSNLDNIRYVECIHYLQEVIKGDHVAAGLCCIQLFMNSCSQDEAIKHLEHAKIHFDEGLSARHRAAGEATRVVSKSVRGKSASEKLSEDGLVKFSARVAIQVEVVKSLNDSDGPQWKHSLFGNPSEPETFRRRCLIDDALAEKHFDLAFQVIYEFNLPAVDIYAGVAASLAERKKGGQLTELLKNIKGTIDEDDLDQVLGAAINVYANKHKERPDRLIDMLISSHRKVLACVVCGRLKSAFQIASRSGSVADVEYVAHQASVANALPVVDMCRQWLSKYKFGV from the exons ATGATCAAGGACAGCATCCAACACAG ATACCTACATAGGTGGGATTTAGATCCTGCAATTGATGTTCTCACTATGTGCATCTGCCACTTGCCTTCTTATGAACCTTTGCGGAGTGAG GTCTTGCTTATGAGGAAAGCTCTTCAGAGATACCGTCACATTTTAAATGCTGATGAGCATTACAGCACTTGGCAAGAG GTAGAAGATGATTGTAAGAAAGATCCTGAAGGTTTAGCACTAAGATTAGCTGGTAAAGGGGCTGTTTTTGCTGCTTTAGAAGTTGCCGAAAGTGCATCTTTATCTGTCGAGTTGCGTAGAGAACTGCAAGGCCGACAACTTGTTAAATTACTCACAACAGACCCACTTAGTGGTGGAGGCCCAGCTGAGGCTTCAAGGTTTCTTTCTTCATTGCGTGACTCAGATGATGCCCTACCCGTTGCTGTTGGAGCTATGCAGTTTTTACCTGACTTGCGCTCTAAGCAGCTTCTT GTGCACTTTTTCTTAAAACGGAGAGTTGGAAACCTTTCAGACACTGAAGTTGCCCAACCTAACTTGTGGGCACTGGGTCTTCGTGTTTTAGCTTTACTGCCATCGCCATCCCAGCAACGATGTTCGGCTTTGCATGAACATCCTCATTTGATTCTTGAAGTTACATTGATGATGAAGCAGCTACAATCAGCATCATTG ATATTGAAAGACTTTCCATCCTTGAGAGATgacaatctaatacttgcatatgCTGCTAAAGCGATTACTGTGAATGTTGGTGCTGCTCATAGGGAGACCAGGATCTCCGTTTCAGGGTCTAGATCAAAGCAAAAAACTAGATCTGGCACACCATCCATGTCAAATTTTGCAAGCAGTATTGGTAACTGGCAAAGAGAGGCTCGCCGGGCTTTTTCGTGGACGAATCGTGATAATGCGCCCAAGATTCCTCCaaaggatgttcatcgaaagagaaagagttcaggATTTATGCATTCTGATAGAGTTGCTTGGGAAGCAATGTCAGGTATCCAGGAGGAGCGTGCCACAGCATTCTCTGCTGATGGACAAGAGAGGATTCCATTTGTCTGCATTGCTGAAGAATGGGTTCTCACTGGTGACCCAATTAAGGATAATGTTGTTTGTGCTTCTCATAGATATGAAACTTCTCCTGATATTACACTTTTCAAG GCATTGCTTTCTTTGTGCTCTGATGAGTTGGCCTCTGCCAGAGGTGCTCTGCAATTATGTATTTCTCAGATGAAGAATGTGTTATGCTCCCAACATCTGCCTCTGAATGCTTCTATGGAAACTATGAGCAAAGCATATCATGCAACAGAAACTTATGTGCAG GCGCTAGGCTATGAAAAAAGTCTGTTGAGAAAACTGTCTGGATCAAGTGAATTTTCAAGCAACTACGATAAAACTCGGGAGACAGATGATGCATCTACAGACACTGCAAGCTCAAGTAGCGGAAGTCAGTATCCTGATGAGCTGTCTGAACTTCTCGGACAAGCAGACATCTGGCTAGGACGTGCAGAGCTTCTTCAGAGTCTTCTTGGATCAGGAataattgcttctcttgatgatATTGCTGATAAGGAATCTTCAGCACGTCTGCGTGACAGATTGATCGTCGATGAGCAGTACAGCATGGCTGTATATACATGTAAAAAGTGCAAG ATCGATGCTTTTCCGGTATGGAATGCTTGGGGCCATGCCTTGATTCGGATGGAACACTATGCTCAAGCACGTGTTAAGTTCAA GCAAGCTCTTCAACTGCATAAAGGTGATCCTGCAGCTGTGATCCTCGACATCATTAATACTGTGGAAGGAGGTCCTCCAGTGGATGTTCCCTCCATAAGATCAAT GTATGAACACTTGGCTAAAAGTGCACCGACAATCTTGGATGATTCTCTTTCTGCTGATGCATACCTTAATGTTCTGTATATGCCATCGACTTTTCCACGTTCTGAAAGGTCCAGAAGATCTCAAGAATCTTCAAATGGTCCATCTTTATATCCTATTGCTGATTTTGAAGATAGTCCTCGCAGTAACCTTGACAACATCAGATATGTTGAATGCATTCACTATTTACAAGAA GTTATTAAGGGTGATCATGTTGCTGCTGGTCTATGTTGTATTCAATTATTCATGAATTCTTGCTCTCAAGACGAAGCGATAAAGCATTTGGAACATGCCAAG ATTCATTTTGACGAAGGATTATCAGCACGACATAGAGCAGCGGGCGAGGCTACTAGAGTGGTTTCCAAGTCTGTTCGTGGAAAGAGTGCCTCTGAAAAACTAAGTGAAGATGGGCTTGTAAAATTCTCAGCCCGGGTAGCTATCCAG GTAGAAGTAGTGAAATCCCTCAATGATTCAGATGGACCTCAGTGGAAGCATTCTCTATTTGGAAATCCAAGTGAACCTGAAACTTTTAG GAGAAGGTGCTTAATCGATGATGCACTTGCTGAAAAGCATTTTGACTTGGCTTTCCAAGTTATTTATGAATTTAACCTCCCAG CTGTTGACATCTATGCTGGTGTGGCAGCATCCCTTGCAGAGAGAAAAAAGGGCGGTCAATTAACAGAGCTCTTGAAGAATATAAAGGGCACAATAGATGAAGATGATTTGGACCAG gtTCTTGGAGCTGCCATCAACGTATATGCTAACAAGCACAAAGAACGGCCTGATCGGCTCATAGACATGCTAATTAGCAGTCACAG GAAAGTTTTAGCTTGCGTTGTTTGTGGCCGTCTAAAGAGTGCTTTCCAGATAGCTTCCCGAAGTGGAAGTGTTGCTGACGTTGAATATGTTGCACATCAG GCATCAGTTGCAAATGCACTGCCCGTGGTTGACATGTGCAGACAGTGGTTGTCAAAGTACAAATTTGGCGTCTAG
- the LOC103975194 gene encoding uncharacterized protein LOC103975194 isoform X2: protein MIKDSIQHRYLHRWDLDPAIDVLTMCICHLPSYEPLRSEVLLMRKALQRYRHILNADEHYSTWQEVEDDCKKDPEGLALRLAGKGAVFAALEVAESASLSVELRRELQGRQLVKLLTTDPLSGGGPAEASRFLSSLRDSDDALPVAVGAMQFLPDLRSKQLLVHFFLKRRVGNLSDTEVAQPNLWALGLRVLALLPSPSQQRCSALHEHPHLILEVTLMMKQLQSASLILKDFPSLRDDNLILAYAAKAITVNVGAAHRETRISVSGSRSKQKTRSGTPSMSNFASSIGNWQREARRAFSWTNRDNAPKIPPKDVHRKRKSSGFMHSDRVAWEAMSGIQEERATAFSADGQERIPFVCIAEEWVLTGDPIKDNVVCASHRYETSPDITLFKALLSLCSDELASARGALQLCISQMKNVLCSQHLPLNASMETMSKAYHATETYVQALGYEKSLLRKLSGSSEFSSNYDKTRETDDASTDTASSSSGSQYPDELSELLGQADIWLGRAELLQSLLGSGIIASLDDIADKESSARLRDRLIVDEQYSMAVYTCKKCKIDAFPVWNAWGHALIRMEHYAQARVKFKQALQLHKGDPAAVILDIINTVEGGPPVDVPSIRSMYEHLAKSAPTILDDSLSADAYLNVLYMPSTFPRSERSRRSQESSNGPSLYPIADFEDSPRSNLDNIRYVECIHYLQEYARPEMLAFMLKHGHYYDACLLFFPQHSLPSLSLPSPHVSIAPSSSPQRADPLATDYGTMVCRTEQYRPVWAVRTGPTDFRYADRLLPFRYCSSTVAL from the exons ATGATCAAGGACAGCATCCAACACAG ATACCTACATAGGTGGGATTTAGATCCTGCAATTGATGTTCTCACTATGTGCATCTGCCACTTGCCTTCTTATGAACCTTTGCGGAGTGAG GTCTTGCTTATGAGGAAAGCTCTTCAGAGATACCGTCACATTTTAAATGCTGATGAGCATTACAGCACTTGGCAAGAG GTAGAAGATGATTGTAAGAAAGATCCTGAAGGTTTAGCACTAAGATTAGCTGGTAAAGGGGCTGTTTTTGCTGCTTTAGAAGTTGCCGAAAGTGCATCTTTATCTGTCGAGTTGCGTAGAGAACTGCAAGGCCGACAACTTGTTAAATTACTCACAACAGACCCACTTAGTGGTGGAGGCCCAGCTGAGGCTTCAAGGTTTCTTTCTTCATTGCGTGACTCAGATGATGCCCTACCCGTTGCTGTTGGAGCTATGCAGTTTTTACCTGACTTGCGCTCTAAGCAGCTTCTT GTGCACTTTTTCTTAAAACGGAGAGTTGGAAACCTTTCAGACACTGAAGTTGCCCAACCTAACTTGTGGGCACTGGGTCTTCGTGTTTTAGCTTTACTGCCATCGCCATCCCAGCAACGATGTTCGGCTTTGCATGAACATCCTCATTTGATTCTTGAAGTTACATTGATGATGAAGCAGCTACAATCAGCATCATTG ATATTGAAAGACTTTCCATCCTTGAGAGATgacaatctaatacttgcatatgCTGCTAAAGCGATTACTGTGAATGTTGGTGCTGCTCATAGGGAGACCAGGATCTCCGTTTCAGGGTCTAGATCAAAGCAAAAAACTAGATCTGGCACACCATCCATGTCAAATTTTGCAAGCAGTATTGGTAACTGGCAAAGAGAGGCTCGCCGGGCTTTTTCGTGGACGAATCGTGATAATGCGCCCAAGATTCCTCCaaaggatgttcatcgaaagagaaagagttcaggATTTATGCATTCTGATAGAGTTGCTTGGGAAGCAATGTCAGGTATCCAGGAGGAGCGTGCCACAGCATTCTCTGCTGATGGACAAGAGAGGATTCCATTTGTCTGCATTGCTGAAGAATGGGTTCTCACTGGTGACCCAATTAAGGATAATGTTGTTTGTGCTTCTCATAGATATGAAACTTCTCCTGATATTACACTTTTCAAG GCATTGCTTTCTTTGTGCTCTGATGAGTTGGCCTCTGCCAGAGGTGCTCTGCAATTATGTATTTCTCAGATGAAGAATGTGTTATGCTCCCAACATCTGCCTCTGAATGCTTCTATGGAAACTATGAGCAAAGCATATCATGCAACAGAAACTTATGTGCAG GCGCTAGGCTATGAAAAAAGTCTGTTGAGAAAACTGTCTGGATCAAGTGAATTTTCAAGCAACTACGATAAAACTCGGGAGACAGATGATGCATCTACAGACACTGCAAGCTCAAGTAGCGGAAGTCAGTATCCTGATGAGCTGTCTGAACTTCTCGGACAAGCAGACATCTGGCTAGGACGTGCAGAGCTTCTTCAGAGTCTTCTTGGATCAGGAataattgcttctcttgatgatATTGCTGATAAGGAATCTTCAGCACGTCTGCGTGACAGATTGATCGTCGATGAGCAGTACAGCATGGCTGTATATACATGTAAAAAGTGCAAG ATCGATGCTTTTCCGGTATGGAATGCTTGGGGCCATGCCTTGATTCGGATGGAACACTATGCTCAAGCACGTGTTAAGTTCAA GCAAGCTCTTCAACTGCATAAAGGTGATCCTGCAGCTGTGATCCTCGACATCATTAATACTGTGGAAGGAGGTCCTCCAGTGGATGTTCCCTCCATAAGATCAAT GTATGAACACTTGGCTAAAAGTGCACCGACAATCTTGGATGATTCTCTTTCTGCTGATGCATACCTTAATGTTCTGTATATGCCATCGACTTTTCCACGTTCTGAAAGGTCCAGAAGATCTCAAGAATCTTCAAATGGTCCATCTTTATATCCTATTGCTGATTTTGAAGATAGTCCTCGCAGTAACCTTGACAACATCAGATATGTTGAATGCATTCACTATTTACAAGAA TATGCTCGTCCAGAAATGCTTGCATTCATGTTGAAGCATGGTCACTATTATGATGCTTGCTTGCTGTTCTTTCCACAACATTCTCTACCTTCACTCTCTCTGCCTTCACCACATGTGTCGATAGCTCCTTCCTCGTCTCCTCAAAGAGCTGATCCTTTGGCAACCGACTATGGAACCATGGTTTGCCGTACCGAacagtaccgcccggtatgggcggtacgtaccggtccgacagactttcggtacgcggaccgcctcttACCGTTCaggtactgtagcagtactgtagcactgtag